The following DNA comes from Rhodopseudomonas boonkerdii.
ACATAGGCTTCGACGGCGAAGCGCGTCGCCGGCAGGATGCCCTCGGTGGATTCCACATAGGCGGTGTCGAGCCCGAGTCCTTCGGTGAGCTTCAGCCAGCGCTCGATGCCGCCTTCGCTGCCGATATCGCCGTCGTGGTCCTCGATGCGATGCCGCCATTCCAGCCGCGTCGCGCGGTCGCGGAAGCGCGAGATGACGACCGCATCCTTGATGGGGATGGTGCTCTGATAATAGTAGCGGTTGAGCGCCCAGGCCTGGACCTGGCCTTTGTTGAGCTGGCCGCCATGCAGCAGTCGATGGAAGGGATGCAGGCTGTGATAACGTGTCGCGCCGATCTCGCGCAGCGCCGCCTCCAGTTGCTCGGCGGTGTCGAGCGGCACGCCAGGATCGATCGAGAGCGCGGACAGTTTCACGGCCTGATCTCCATCAGAGTGTAATCTCCATCCCGTTGTGGGGGATTGTCCATCCGGTTGTCGTCAGTGCTGCGCGCTCGGCCGAGTCGTGCAGCAATGCGGGATTCGAATTGTTGATGTGCAGAAAGAACTTCTGCGCAATGCCGGCGTCAGCAAGCGATGCGATCGCGCCATCTGCGCCTGACATCGCGATGTGGCCCATGCTCTGTCCCGTCTTCTGGCTGAGCCCGGCAGCGATGAGCTCGTCGTCGCGCCATACGGTGCCGTCGAAGAACACCAGCGGCGCCCCGCGCAGGCGCTCCTTCAGCTCCGGCGTCACGCGCGCGCAGGCGGCGATGAAGTAGAAATACTTGCCGCTGGCGGGCTCGCCGATGCGCAGGCCCAGCGTATCGCCGTCGCCATCCTCGCCGGCCGGATGAGCCTGTCCCTCGAGATACCACGCGCTTTTGCCGGGAACGGTGAAGGGCAGCAGTTCGAGGCCGGACGCTGTGCCGTCCTGCAGCCGCAGCGCGAAGCTTGTCTCGATGGCGATGGCTTCGCGCTTCACGGTCGCGTCCGACAGCACATTGAAAATGCTGTTCGCCTTCAGGATCGCCAGCACGCGCTGATGCGCGTAGATCGTGAACGGTGAGCCTTCGCGCATCGAGAGCAGCCCGGCCACTGCGTCCACTTCGCCATTGGTAAGGATCACGCCGGCGATGGGCGAATGCCGCAAGGTGCCGTCCTGCGGGTGCAGCTGCGGCGTTGCCGTGACCTGTTGCCGCAGATCGGGCGATGCGTTGATCAGAAACCAGTTGCGGCCATCGGCGGTGA
Coding sequences within:
- the pqqB gene encoding pyrroloquinoline quinone biosynthesis protein PqqB; translation: MLRIVVLGAAAGGGVPQWNCGCPICRAARDDRPELQNGQASLAVTADGRNWFLINASPDLRQQVTATPQLHPQDGTLRHSPIAGVILTNGEVDAVAGLLSMREGSPFTIYAHQRVLAILKANSIFNVLSDATVKREAIAIETSFALRLQDGTASGLELLPFTVPGKSAWYLEGQAHPAGEDGDGDTLGLRIGEPASGKYFYFIAACARVTPELKERLRGAPLVFFDGTVWRDDELIAAGLSQKTGQSMGHIAMSGADGAIASLADAGIAQKFFLHINNSNPALLHDSAERAALTTTGWTIPHNGMEITL
- the pqqC gene encoding pyrroloquinoline-quinone synthase PqqC is translated as MSALSIDPGVPLDTAEQLEAALREIGATRYHSLHPFHRLLHGGQLNKGQVQAWALNRYYYQSTIPIKDAVVISRFRDRATRLEWRHRIEDHDGDIGSEGGIERWLKLTEGLGLDTAYVESTEGILPATRFAVEAYVHYVRDRSPLEAIASSLTELFAPNLHEERISGMLKHYDFVNPDIMSYFSRRLTQAPRDAGFALDYVKQHATTPAERRLVANALIFKTNVLWVQLDALYHAYVDGHVPPGAFVPAAD